The following proteins are co-located in the Oenanthe melanoleuca isolate GR-GAL-2019-014 chromosome 4, OMel1.0, whole genome shotgun sequence genome:
- the PURG gene encoding purine-rich element-binding protein gamma isoform X2, with product MERGRGEGGGRNLGGSGLHRNIYSQSQQQYHYPASSQGSCMEIQELASKRVDIQKKRFYLDVKQSSRGRFLKIAEVWIGRGRQDNIRKSKLTLSLSVAAELKDCLGDFIEHYAHLGLKGGHGHRHEHSNDKEQHPRRRPQHPPPSPPASVGSEEPPHSVLKTEYIERDNRKYYLDLKENQRGRFLRIRQTMSRGPGMMGYFGHSLGQEQTIVLPAQGMIEFRDALVQLIEEYGEGDIEDRRGGGDEPPELPEGTSFRVDNKRFYFDVGSNRYGIFLKVSEVRPPYRNTITVPYKAWTRFGENFIKYEEEMRRIYNSHKEKRMDARGDSGEEQEGLE from the coding sequence AtggaaagagggagaggagaaggaggaggaaggaaccTGGGAGGCTCTGGCCTGCACAGGAACATTTATTCCCAGTCCCAACAGCAGTACCACTACCCGGCCTCCTCCCAGGGGAGCTGCATGGAGATCCAGGAGCTGGCCTCCAAGAGGGTGGACATCCAGAAGAAGCGATTTTATCTGGATGTGAAACAGAGCTCCCGCGGCCGCTTCCTGAAGATCGCCGAGGTCTGGATAGGAAGGGGCAGGCAGGACAACATCAGGAAAAGCAAGCTGACCCTCTCCTTGTCCGTGGCTGCCGAGCTGAAGGACTGCCTGGGGGACTTCATCGAGCACTACGCCCACCTGGGCCTGAAGGGCGGCCACGGCCACCGGCACGAGCACAGCAATGACAAGGAGCAGCATCCCCGGAGGCGGCCCCAGCACCCGCCGCCCTCGCCCCCGGCGTCCGTGGGCTCCGAGGAGCCCCCCCACAGCGTCCTCAAAACGGAGTACATCGAGAGGGACAACAGGAAGTACTACCTGGACCTGAAGGAGAACCAGCGCGGGCGCTTCTTGCGGATCAGGCAGACCATGAGCAGGGGACCTGGCATGATGGGTTACTTTGGCCACAGCTTGGGACAGGAGCAGACGATCGTCCTGCCGGCGCAAGGGATGATCGAGTTCAGGGATGCTTTGGTGCAGCTGATTGAAGAATACGGCGAGGGGGACATAGAGGATCGCCGGGGGGGAGGTGACGAGCCCCCGGAGCTCCCCGAGGGCACCTCCTTCCGAGTGGACAACAAGCGCTTCTACTTCGACGTGGGATCCAACAGGTACGGCATCTTCCTGAAGGTAAGTGAGGTGAGGCCGCCCTACCGTAACACCATCACAGTTCCCTACAAAGCGTGGACACGGTTCGGGGAAAATTTTATCAAGTACGAAGAAGAGATGAGGAGGATTTACAACAGccataaagagaaaagaatggATGCCAGAGGGGACAGTGGTGAAGAGCAAGAGGGTCTGGAATAG